In the Gossypium arboreum isolate Shixiya-1 chromosome 10, ASM2569848v2, whole genome shotgun sequence genome, one interval contains:
- the LOC108487002 gene encoding uncharacterized protein LOC108487002 isoform X1, whose protein sequence is MDFNECISWIFWCWFNKLKSSKKKEAAGNAKEGSKPPAGEEVPSNVTKQRVEAAKQYIENHYKKQMKSLQERKERRDILEKKLADAEVSEEEHNNLLKYFEKKETEYMHLQRHKMGADDFEPLTMIGKGAFGEVRICREKATGHVYAMKKLKKSEMLRRGQVEHVKAERNLLAEVDSNCIVKLYCSFQDEEYLYLIMEYLSGGDMMTLLMRKDTLTEDEARFYVGETVLAIESIHKHNYIHRDIKPDNLLLDRNGHMKLSDFGLCKPLDCSNLQEKDFSTASNLSGALLSDGRPAAPKRTQQEQLQHWQRNRRMLAYSTVGTPDYIAPEVLLKKGYGMECDWWSLGAIMYEMLVGYPPFYSDEPMSTCRKIVNWRTHLKFPEEAKLSPEAKDLISKLLCNVEQRLGTKGAHEIKIHPWFKGIEWDKLYQMKAAFIPEVNDELDTQNFEKFEEVDNQIPSAAKSGPWRKMLSSKDINFMGYTYKNVEIVNNNQLPGIAELKKKSSKPKRPSIKSLFEDEVAAAANQPVQGSFLNLLPTQIEAPEAENHSRK, encoded by the exons ATGGATTTTAATG AATGTATTTCTTGGATATTTTG GTGTTGGTTCAACAAGTTGAAGTCTTCAAAAAAGAAAGAAGCTGCAGGTAATGCAAAAGAGGGGTCTAAACCACCAGCAGGGGAAGAGGTACCATCAAATGTCACCAAACAGCGGGTAGAAGCTGCAAAGCAGTATATTGAAAACCATTACAAGAAGCAGATGAAAAGCCTGCAGGAAAGAAAGGAGCG ACGAGATATTCTGGAAAAGAAGTTGGCTGATGCTGAAGTTTCTGAAGAAGAACACAATAACTTACTCAAGTATTTTGAGAAGAAGGAGACAGAATACATGCACCTTCAGAGGCATAAGATGGGTGCTGATGATTTTGAGCCATTGACCATGATTGGAAAGGGTGCTTTTGGAGAG GTTAGAATCTGTAGGGAGAAGGCAACTGGTCATGTTTATGCTATGAAGAAGCTTAAGAAGTCAGAGATGCTTCGTAGAGGCCAG GTTGAACATGTGAAAGCTGAGAGAAATCTACTTGCGGAGGTTGATAGTAATTGCATTGTCAAACTATATTGCTCCTTCCAAGATGAAGAGTATCTGTATCTCATTATGGAATATTTATCTGGGGGAGATATGATGACTTTACTGATGCGGAAGGATACACTAACCGAAGATGAGGCCAGATTTTATGTTGGAGAAACTGTCCTGGCAATCGAATCTATCCACAAACATAATTATATTCATAG AGACATCAAGCCTGACAACCTGCTGCTCGATAGAAATGGTCATATGAAATTGTCGGATTTTGGATTATGTAAACCTTTAGATTGCAGTAATCTCCAAGAAAAGGATTTTTCTACGGCCAGCAATCTCAGTGGGGCTCTTCTAAGTGATGGACGACCTGCTGCACCAAAACGCACACAACAAGAGCAGTTGCAGCACTGGCAGAGGAACAGAAGGATGCTT GCTTATTCTACAGTTGGTACACCTGACTACATTGCTCCTGAGGTTCTGCTGAAGAAAGGATATGGAATGGAATGTGATTG GTGGTCGCTCGGTGCCATCATGTATGAAATGCTTGTTGGATATCCACCCTTTTATTCTGATGAGCCGATGTCAACCTGTCGGAAG ATAGTAAATTGGAGAACACACTTAAAATTTCCAGAAGAAGCAAAACTATCCCCAGAAGCAAAAGATCTTATAAGTAAACTTCTATGTAATGTTGAACAGAGACTTGGCACAAAAGGCGCCCATGAAATTAAG ATTCACCCATGGTTTAAGGGTATTGAATGGGACAAGTTATATCAAATGAAAGCTGCATTTATTCCTGAAGTCAATGATGAGTTGGATACGCAAAATTTCGAGAAGTTTGAAGAG GTTGACAACCAAATTCCATCTGCAGCAAAATCAGGTCCATGGAGAAAG ATGCTTTCATCCAAAGATATAAACTTTATGGGTTACACATACAAGAACGTCGAAATTGTAAATAATAATCAGTTACCCGGCATCG CTGAATTGAAGAAGAAGAGCTCAAAACCCAAGAGACCTTCCATCAAATCCCTTTTTG AGGATGAGGTGGCGGCAGCTGCCAATCAACCAGTTCAAGGGAGCTTCTTGAACCTCTTGCCTACGCAAATAGAAGCCCCCGAGGCTGAGAATCATTCGAGAAAATAA
- the LOC108487002 gene encoding uncharacterized protein LOC108487002 isoform X2, with translation MPESCDSFLLKNMDGDFWVIMIFCRRDILEKKLADAEVSEEEHNNLLKYFEKKETEYMHLQRHKMGADDFEPLTMIGKGAFGEVRICREKATGHVYAMKKLKKSEMLRRGQVEHVKAERNLLAEVDSNCIVKLYCSFQDEEYLYLIMEYLSGGDMMTLLMRKDTLTEDEARFYVGETVLAIESIHKHNYIHRDIKPDNLLLDRNGHMKLSDFGLCKPLDCSNLQEKDFSTASNLSGALLSDGRPAAPKRTQQEQLQHWQRNRRMLAYSTVGTPDYIAPEVLLKKGYGMECDWWSLGAIMYEMLVGYPPFYSDEPMSTCRKIVNWRTHLKFPEEAKLSPEAKDLISKLLCNVEQRLGTKGAHEIKIHPWFKGIEWDKLYQMKAAFIPEVNDELDTQNFEKFEEVDNQIPSAAKSGPWRKMLSSKDINFMGYTYKNVEIVNNNQLPGIAELKKKSSKPKRPSIKSLFEDEVAAAANQPVQGSFLNLLPTQIEAPEAENHSRK, from the exons ATGCCGGAAAGTTGTGACAGTTTTCTTCTGAAGAATATGGATGGTGATTTTTGGGTAATTATGATTTTCTGCAGACGAGATATTCTGGAAAAGAAGTTGGCTGATGCTGAAGTTTCTGAAGAAGAACACAATAACTTACTCAAGTATTTTGAGAAGAAGGAGACAGAATACATGCACCTTCAGAGGCATAAGATGGGTGCTGATGATTTTGAGCCATTGACCATGATTGGAAAGGGTGCTTTTGGAGAG GTTAGAATCTGTAGGGAGAAGGCAACTGGTCATGTTTATGCTATGAAGAAGCTTAAGAAGTCAGAGATGCTTCGTAGAGGCCAG GTTGAACATGTGAAAGCTGAGAGAAATCTACTTGCGGAGGTTGATAGTAATTGCATTGTCAAACTATATTGCTCCTTCCAAGATGAAGAGTATCTGTATCTCATTATGGAATATTTATCTGGGGGAGATATGATGACTTTACTGATGCGGAAGGATACACTAACCGAAGATGAGGCCAGATTTTATGTTGGAGAAACTGTCCTGGCAATCGAATCTATCCACAAACATAATTATATTCATAG AGACATCAAGCCTGACAACCTGCTGCTCGATAGAAATGGTCATATGAAATTGTCGGATTTTGGATTATGTAAACCTTTAGATTGCAGTAATCTCCAAGAAAAGGATTTTTCTACGGCCAGCAATCTCAGTGGGGCTCTTCTAAGTGATGGACGACCTGCTGCACCAAAACGCACACAACAAGAGCAGTTGCAGCACTGGCAGAGGAACAGAAGGATGCTT GCTTATTCTACAGTTGGTACACCTGACTACATTGCTCCTGAGGTTCTGCTGAAGAAAGGATATGGAATGGAATGTGATTG GTGGTCGCTCGGTGCCATCATGTATGAAATGCTTGTTGGATATCCACCCTTTTATTCTGATGAGCCGATGTCAACCTGTCGGAAG ATAGTAAATTGGAGAACACACTTAAAATTTCCAGAAGAAGCAAAACTATCCCCAGAAGCAAAAGATCTTATAAGTAAACTTCTATGTAATGTTGAACAGAGACTTGGCACAAAAGGCGCCCATGAAATTAAG ATTCACCCATGGTTTAAGGGTATTGAATGGGACAAGTTATATCAAATGAAAGCTGCATTTATTCCTGAAGTCAATGATGAGTTGGATACGCAAAATTTCGAGAAGTTTGAAGAG GTTGACAACCAAATTCCATCTGCAGCAAAATCAGGTCCATGGAGAAAG ATGCTTTCATCCAAAGATATAAACTTTATGGGTTACACATACAAGAACGTCGAAATTGTAAATAATAATCAGTTACCCGGCATCG CTGAATTGAAGAAGAAGAGCTCAAAACCCAAGAGACCTTCCATCAAATCCCTTTTTG AGGATGAGGTGGCGGCAGCTGCCAATCAACCAGTTCAAGGGAGCTTCTTGAACCTCTTGCCTACGCAAATAGAAGCCCCCGAGGCTGAGAATCATTCGAGAAAATAA